The following are from one region of the Halarcobacter sp. genome:
- the urtA gene encoding urea ABC transporter substrate-binding protein encodes MKKMFAKAIVTSALVGGMLVHAADTIKVGVLHSLSGTMAISETTLKDTVLMLIDEQNKKGGVLGKKLEPVVVDPASNWPLFAEKMRGLLTQDKVDVTFGCWTSVSRKSVLPVVEELNGLLFYPVQYEGEESSKNVFYTGAAPNQQAIPAVDYLMNEIGVKRWVLAGTDYVYPRTTNKILEAYLKAKGVPASDIMINYTPFGHSDWQSIVSDIKKFGNAGKKTAVVSTINGDANVPFYKELGNQGISAEDIPVVAFSVGEEELSGLDTKPLVGHLAAWNYFQSAESDLNDEFIKTWKKFIKDDKRVTNDPMEATYIGFNLWVKAVEKAGTTDVDAVSKAIIGLEVPNLTGGTAKMLKNHHLTKPVLIGEIQEDGQFETVFSTEEVPGDAWSDFLPSSKDVIADWTAPINCGNYNTVTKKCSGQNY; translated from the coding sequence ATGAAGAAAATGTTTGCAAAAGCAATTGTAACATCTGCCCTTGTAGGTGGAATGTTAGTTCACGCTGCTGATACTATCAAAGTTGGTGTATTACACTCACTGTCTGGAACAATGGCAATTTCAGAGACTACATTAAAAGATACAGTTTTAATGTTAATTGATGAACAAAATAAAAAAGGTGGGGTTTTAGGGAAGAAACTTGAGCCTGTAGTAGTTGACCCAGCTTCAAACTGGCCACTATTTGCTGAAAAAATGAGAGGATTATTAACTCAAGATAAAGTTGATGTAACATTTGGTTGTTGGACATCAGTTTCTAGAAAATCAGTTCTTCCAGTTGTTGAAGAGTTAAATGGACTATTATTCTACCCTGTACAATATGAGGGTGAAGAGTCTTCTAAAAATGTATTTTATACAGGTGCTGCGCCAAACCAACAAGCGATTCCTGCAGTTGATTACTTAATGAATGAAATCGGTGTTAAAAGATGGGTTTTAGCTGGTACTGACTACGTTTATCCAAGAACAACAAATAAAATCTTAGAGGCTTATTTAAAAGCTAAAGGTGTTCCAGCTTCTGATATTATGATTAACTATACTCCATTTGGTCACTCTGATTGGCAAAGTATTGTAAGTGATATCAAAAAATTTGGTAATGCAGGTAAGAAAACAGCAGTTGTTTCTACAATCAATGGTGATGCAAACGTTCCTTTCTATAAAGAATTAGGTAACCAAGGTATTTCTGCTGAAGATATTCCAGTTGTAGCTTTCTCAGTTGGTGAAGAAGAGTTATCAGGTTTAGATACAAAACCTCTAGTTGGTCACTTAGCTGCGTGGAACTACTTCCAAAGTGCAGAATCTGACTTAAATGATGAGTTTATCAAAACTTGGAAAAAATTCATTAAAGATGACAAAAGAGTTACAAATGACCCTATGGAAGCTACATATATTGGTTTCAACCTTTGGGTAAAAGCTGTTGAAAAAGCTGGTACTACTGATGTTGATGCTGTAAGTAAAGCTATTATTGGTCTTGAAGTTCCTAACTTAACAGGTGGAACAGCAAAAATGCTTAAAAACCATCACTTAACAAAACCAGTACTTATTGGTGAGATTCAAGAAGATGGTCAATTTGAAACTGTATTCTCAACAGAAGAGGTTCCAGGTGATGCTTGGTCAGATTTCTTACCATCTTCAAAAGATGTAATTGCTGACTGGACTGCACCAATTAATTGTGGTAACTACAACACTGTAACTAAAAAGTGTTCAGGTCAAAACTACTAA
- a CDS encoding response regulator translates to MKLKQLFILLLIINSSALISVVFILSEYQRAVDQLENAYKMQHRSLVLADELRQSSDDLTRMARTHVITGKEMFKEQFHTVLDIRNGKKERPKYYNRIFWDFYTLDGSKPELDGAKIPLKVLMKQAGFPEEELALLYKSQQESDDLTNLETKAMNAIKGIFQDENGNYTIKKEPDFKLAREIMHSDEYHRAKIAIMKPLNEFYKAFEARTQLRVDEAHETVKKMETYLSIAVLFLIVLFVFSFIFIVLHRIIHPVEMLNKGMLKLAKNDMDIDLPQKVFMDEVSEMIGAVEVFKDNAIQLIESQKQNKRLLDLAGEGIFGLDSKGRFIFVNPTASNLLGYDSEELIGKYLNKTIAKHLFSKTAQQKERLMLVQKEEQTFISKDNKEFPIDYISTPIYSNNSSVLEGSVVVFSDITKRKEYENQLKKATIEAQKANRSKSIFLTNMSHELRTPLNAILGFTSLLKKSNQIENSEKQNINTIYSSGQHLLSLINEILEFAKIEAGKININPNDFNLFRLLEEIESMFTSRCEAKGLNFSLNIDKSVPKYIRCDEKRLRQILINILGNSLKFTNEGFIKANIKAEGLKLLVDISDSGIGMSEEALKIVFKPFEQIEEKTHKHEGTGLGLAITKELIEKMGGKIEAQSELEKGSTFSFNLIIEEIDFVLEEENTKNNIIKVKSTENINILVADDTKANRDLLVQLLNSYNINTIEANDGKEVLTHIEKSNFDLIFMDILMPNLDGIETTKILKGKEQTKDIPIIAISANVFEDDKQKALNSGADFFVPKPFEEKDIANALQKFLKIDFEYENETTTQKTIVLEEDIARKIADLATKLDGNSILKTLEENKVDSFTKTTITTFVNKFQFSEISKLCSSLYK, encoded by the coding sequence ATGAAACTTAAACAACTATTTATACTTTTACTTATAATAAACAGTAGTGCACTTATAAGTGTTGTATTTATATTAAGTGAGTATCAAAGAGCAGTAGACCAACTTGAAAATGCTTATAAGATGCAACATCGTTCCCTTGTCCTAGCTGATGAATTAAGACAAAGTAGTGATGATTTAACAAGGATGGCAAGAACTCATGTAATAACAGGTAAAGAGATGTTTAAAGAGCAGTTTCATACTGTACTTGATATTAGAAATGGCAAAAAAGAAAGACCAAAATATTATAATAGAATTTTTTGGGACTTTTATACCTTAGATGGAAGTAAACCTGAACTTGATGGAGCTAAAATCCCTTTAAAGGTGTTAATGAAACAAGCAGGTTTCCCAGAAGAGGAATTAGCACTTTTATATAAATCTCAACAAGAATCTGATGACTTAACAAATCTTGAAACAAAAGCTATGAATGCCATAAAAGGTATATTTCAAGATGAAAATGGAAACTACACAATAAAAAAAGAGCCTGATTTTAAACTCGCTAGAGAGATTATGCACTCAGATGAATACCATAGGGCAAAAATAGCTATTATGAAACCTTTAAATGAGTTTTATAAAGCCTTTGAAGCAAGAACACAGTTAAGAGTAGATGAAGCCCATGAAACTGTTAAAAAAATGGAAACATACCTTTCAATAGCTGTACTATTTTTAATTGTTCTTTTTGTATTTTCATTTATATTTATTGTTTTACATAGAATTATACATCCGGTTGAGATGTTAAATAAAGGGATGTTAAAACTAGCAAAAAATGATATGGATATAGACTTACCACAAAAAGTGTTTATGGATGAGGTGAGTGAGATGATTGGAGCAGTTGAAGTATTTAAAGACAATGCCATTCAACTAATAGAATCACAAAAACAAAATAAAAGACTTCTTGATCTTGCTGGGGAAGGGATTTTTGGACTTGATTCAAAGGGAAGATTTATATTTGTTAATCCAACAGCTTCAAACCTTTTAGGATATGATTCTGAAGAATTGATAGGTAAATACCTAAATAAAACAATTGCAAAACATCTTTTTTCTAAAACAGCACAACAAAAAGAGAGATTAATGTTGGTTCAAAAAGAGGAACAAACATTTATCTCAAAAGATAATAAAGAGTTTCCAATAGATTATATAAGTACTCCTATTTATTCAAATAATTCTAGTGTTTTAGAGGGTTCAGTTGTTGTTTTTTCAGATATTACAAAAAGAAAAGAGTATGAGAATCAACTAAAAAAAGCTACTATTGAAGCACAAAAAGCGAATAGGTCAAAATCTATATTTCTTACAAATATGTCCCATGAGTTAAGAACACCTCTAAATGCAATCTTAGGATTTACCTCTTTATTAAAAAAATCAAACCAAATAGAAAACTCTGAAAAACAAAATATAAATACAATATACAGTAGTGGGCAACACCTATTATCTTTAATAAATGAGATATTAGAGTTTGCAAAAATAGAAGCAGGAAAAATAAATATAAATCCAAATGATTTCAATCTATTTAGACTTTTAGAAGAGATAGAATCAATGTTTACTTCTAGATGTGAAGCAAAGGGTTTAAACTTTAGTCTAAATATTGATAAATCTGTTCCAAAATATATAAGATGTGATGAAAAAAGATTAAGACAAATTCTAATTAATATATTAGGAAACTCTTTAAAATTTACAAATGAAGGATTTATAAAAGCAAATATCAAAGCAGAAGGTTTAAAACTATTAGTTGATATTAGTGATTCAGGTATTGGTATGTCTGAAGAAGCCCTAAAGATTGTATTTAAACCCTTTGAACAAATAGAAGAAAAAACCCACAAACATGAAGGTACAGGATTAGGACTTGCTATTACAAAAGAGCTTATAGAAAAAATGGGTGGTAAAATTGAGGCACAAAGTGAACTTGAAAAAGGTAGTACTTTTAGTTTCAACCTTATAATAGAAGAGATTGATTTTGTACTAGAAGAAGAAAATACAAAAAACAATATTATAAAAGTAAAATCTACAGAGAATATAAATATACTAGTTGCAGATGATACAAAAGCAAATAGAGATTTATTGGTTCAACTTCTAAACTCTTATAATATAAATACTATAGAAGCCAATGATGGAAAAGAAGTATTAACTCATATTGAAAAATCAAATTTTGATTTAATATTTATGGATATTCTTATGCCAAATTTAGATGGGATAGAAACAACAAAAATATTAAAAGGAAAAGAACAAACAAAGGATATCCCTATTATTGCAATATCTGCAAATGTATTTGAAGATGATAAACAAAAAGCCTTAAACAGTGGAGCAGACTTTTTTGTACCTAAACCTTTTGAAGAAAAAGATATAGCAAATGCCCTACAAAAGTTTTTAAAGATTGATTTTGAATATGAAAATGAAACAACTACACAAAAAACAATTGTTTTAGAAGAAGATATAGCAAGAAAAATAGCTGATTTAGCAACAAAACTTGATGGAAACTCAATCCTTAAAACTCTTGAAGAAAATAAAGTAGATAGCTTTACAAAGACCACTATAACTACATTTGTAAACAAGTTTCAATTTAGTGAAATCTCTAAACTATGTTCTAGCTTGTATAAATAA
- a CDS encoding hybrid sensor histidine kinase/response regulator, with amino-acid sequence MTKKYTILIVDDKLENLQYLNKVLQDEDYDIRATPDGMMALEAAKLNTPDLILLDIKMPNIDGYELCRLIKKEENLKEIPIIFISALDSVEDKVKAFEEGGVDYITKPFEPKEIQARIKTQLEIHKSKIMIARLLEQQDLFVKKIMHEMNTPVSIISLNSDLIEQQYGPSKQVEAIKASVKTLSSIYGDLSYKIKKESREYKVSKINLLHFISSRVQFFDELANTKDIHIDLGYNEELEIFMNKYEFERVIDNTLSNAIKYSKESGEINLFFGKENGKHLIIIEDFGIGIEDTSKVFDAYYQQSTKKLGLGLGLNIVKEICDKYEIEVEVESTKNIGTKFIFNIDSVVKSSI; translated from the coding sequence ATGACTAAAAAATATACTATATTGATTGTTGATGATAAGTTAGAAAACCTACAATACTTAAATAAAGTACTTCAAGATGAAGATTATGATATCAGAGCTACACCTGATGGAATGATGGCTTTAGAAGCTGCTAAACTAAATACTCCTGATTTAATCCTTTTAGATATAAAGATGCCAAATATAGATGGATATGAGCTTTGCCGACTTATAAAAAAAGAGGAAAATCTAAAAGAGATACCTATCATATTTATTTCAGCTCTTGATAGTGTAGAGGATAAAGTAAAAGCTTTTGAAGAGGGTGGAGTTGATTATATTACAAAGCCCTTTGAACCAAAAGAGATACAAGCTAGAATAAAAACCCAATTAGAGATTCACAAAAGTAAAATTATGATTGCTAGACTTTTAGAACAACAAGATTTATTTGTTAAAAAGATTATGCATGAGATGAATACTCCGGTTTCTATTATCTCTTTAAATAGTGATTTAATAGAGCAACAATATGGACCATCAAAACAAGTTGAAGCTATAAAGGCTTCAGTTAAAACCTTATCTTCTATTTATGGCGATCTTTCTTATAAGATAAAAAAAGAGAGTAGAGAGTATAAAGTATCTAAAATAAATCTTTTACATTTTATAAGTTCAAGAGTTCAGTTTTTTGATGAGTTAGCAAATACTAAAGATATTCATATTGATTTGGGATACAATGAAGAGTTAGAGATATTTATGAATAAATATGAGTTTGAAAGAGTTATTGATAATACTTTGAGTAATGCCATAAAGTATAGTAAAGAATCTGGTGAAATTAATCTATTTTTTGGAAAAGAAAATGGTAAACACCTTATTATAATAGAAGATTTTGGTATTGGTATTGAAGATACAAGTAAAGTGTTTGATGCTTATTATCAACAATCAACTAAAAAACTAGGATTAGGTTTGGGTTTAAATATAGTAAAAGAGATCTGCGATAAATATGAGATTGAAGTTGAGGTAGAAAGTACTAAAAATATTGGAACTAAATTTATATTTAATATTGATTCTGTTGTAAAGAGTAGTATATGA
- a CDS encoding response regulator transcription factor has product MKIFLLEDDFSLNRLICSALEDRGFFVTSVDDGYDAMTHVLNNKYDLYILDINVPGFSGHEVLEQIRKVHESLPVIIVSAQLDIDNISKAYDLGCNDYLKKPFELEELMLHIKYHIKTILNSDVDKDIIDLGSGFSFDLKDQSLYKHGHEIVLTQKEKLLLTLFINNLDKTVTSEMIHEYVWDNKEMEAVSMRSMIHKLQKKLKSGMIANIRGVGYKLISKNIQL; this is encoded by the coding sequence ATGAAGATATTTTTATTAGAAGATGATTTCTCTCTTAACAGACTTATTTGTAGTGCCTTAGAGGATAGAGGGTTTTTTGTTACAAGTGTAGATGATGGCTATGATGCTATGACTCATGTATTAAACAATAAATATGATTTATATATTTTAGATATAAATGTACCAGGCTTTTCAGGACATGAAGTTTTAGAGCAAATAAGAAAAGTACATGAGAGTTTGCCAGTTATAATTGTAAGTGCACAACTTGATATAGATAATATCTCAAAAGCATATGATTTAGGATGTAATGATTATTTAAAAAAGCCCTTTGAGCTTGAAGAGTTGATGCTTCATATTAAATACCATATAAAAACAATTTTAAATAGTGATGTGGATAAGGATATAATTGATTTAGGTTCAGGCTTTAGTTTTGATTTAAAAGATCAATCTTTATATAAACATGGTCATGAGATTGTATTAACCCAAAAAGAGAAACTTCTATTAACTCTATTTATCAATAATCTTGATAAAACTGTTACCTCTGAGATGATACATGAATATGTATGGGACAACAAAGAGATGGAAGCAGTTAGTATGAGAAGTATGATTCATAAACTTCAAAAAAAACTAAAAAGTGGTATGATTGCAAATATAAGAGGTGTGGGATACAAACTTATAAGTAAGAATATACAATTATAA
- a CDS encoding 4Fe-4S dicluster domain-containing protein has product MAVRITEECISCEACAPECPVAAILEEGHEKNPYEDYFYVKPESCVECVDHADAPRCAEACPTEGAIVWDMPYTAEFNEYYAEKNEEGVYKIREHKKKGLMLPEVKEQKFIADISMADREEAANVQNF; this is encoded by the coding sequence ATGGCAGTTAGAATTACAGAAGAATGTATTAGTTGTGAAGCATGTGCACCAGAGTGTCCAGTTGCAGCAATCTTAGAAGAGGGTCATGAAAAGAATCCATATGAAGATTACTTTTATGTTAAACCAGAATCATGTGTAGAGTGTGTAGATCACGCTGACGCTCCAAGATGTGCTGAAGCATGTCCAACTGAAGGTGCTATTGTTTGGGATATGCCTTATACTGCAGAATTCAATGAATATTATGCAGAAAAAAATGAAGAGGGTGTATATAAAATTAGAGAGCACAAGAAAAAAGGTCTTATGTTACCTGAAGTAAAAGAACAAAAATTTATTGCTGATATCTCAATGGCTGATAGAGAAGAAGCGGCAAACGTTCAAAATTTCTAA
- a CDS encoding GNAT family N-acetyltransferase — protein sequence MILKNNLQICNAGIEDIDSLIPLLKQLFTIEKDFHFDKAKHEEGLKLLLKRKESLVVIAKFEEEVVAMVTMQTIISTAVGAKTGLIEDFIVSDDYRDMGIGTYLFEYLKKYANKHHIKRVQLVCDNDNTNAKEFYLKKSFKRSNLSAWYNHLD from the coding sequence GTGATATTAAAAAATAATCTACAAATATGTAATGCGGGGATTGAGGATATAGACTCATTAATCCCCCTTCTTAAACAACTATTTACCATAGAAAAAGATTTTCACTTTGACAAAGCAAAACATGAAGAGGGATTAAAACTTTTATTAAAAAGGAAAGAATCACTTGTTGTAATTGCAAAATTTGAGGAAGAAGTTGTTGCAATGGTTACCATGCAAACAATTATCTCTACAGCAGTTGGAGCTAAAACTGGACTTATTGAAGATTTTATCGTAAGTGATGATTATAGAGATATGGGAATAGGAACTTACCTTTTTGAGTATCTAAAAAAATATGCAAATAAACACCATATAAAAAGAGTGCAATTAGTGTGTGACAATGATAACACTAATGCAAAAGAGTTTTATCTAAAAAAATCCTTTAAAAGAAGTAACCTATCAGCTTGGTATAACCATTTAGATTAA
- the clpX gene encoding ATP-dependent Clp protease ATP-binding subunit ClpX translates to MANKTSTCDFCGKEIKEVKKIFSSETSHICDECITMCSSVLEKEAVQTSKKEFQKGLNVPIKIKEHLDEYVIGQDDAKKVLAVALYNHYKRIDKPIIKNVEIEKSNIMLVGPTGSGKTLLAKSLAKIMDVPFAVADATALTEAGYVGEDVESILSRLLAAADFDLEKAKRGIVYIDEIDKIANKSESATSGRDVSGEGVQQGLLKILEGADVYVPVKGSRKNSTAETVLFDTTHVLFICGGAFVGLRKDKEKEKASVMGFVNGKDEEEIKKEIEPKELINFGLIPEFMGRIPVIAELDKLSREDLIRVLKEPKNAITKQYEILFELDGVELNFSDSALEEIAEIAVEKDVGARGLRGIIEKIMLPLQYTIPSEENLGSCTITKEYINKEEEIELIYKKPGDEKLTDKKEISYSDIKK, encoded by the coding sequence ATGGCGAATAAAACAAGTACCTGTGACTTCTGCGGGAAAGAGATAAAAGAAGTAAAAAAAATATTTAGTAGTGAAACTTCACATATTTGTGATGAGTGTATCACTATGTGTTCATCTGTTTTAGAAAAAGAAGCTGTACAAACTTCAAAAAAAGAGTTTCAAAAAGGTCTAAATGTACCTATTAAGATAAAAGAACATCTAGATGAATATGTAATAGGTCAAGATGACGCTAAAAAAGTTTTAGCTGTTGCTTTATATAACCATTATAAAAGAATTGATAAACCTATTATTAAAAATGTAGAGATTGAAAAATCAAATATTATGTTAGTTGGACCTACTGGTTCAGGTAAAACACTTTTAGCAAAATCCTTAGCAAAAATCATGGATGTACCTTTTGCAGTTGCAGACGCAACAGCATTAACAGAAGCTGGTTATGTGGGTGAAGATGTAGAATCTATCCTTTCAAGACTTTTAGCTGCTGCAGATTTTGACCTTGAAAAGGCAAAAAGAGGTATAGTTTATATTGATGAGATTGATAAAATTGCAAACAAAAGTGAAAGTGCTACAAGTGGTAGAGATGTGAGTGGAGAGGGTGTACAACAAGGACTTCTAAAAATATTAGAAGGTGCTGATGTTTATGTTCCAGTAAAAGGAAGTAGAAAAAACTCAACTGCTGAAACTGTATTATTTGATACAACTCATGTTTTATTTATCTGTGGGGGAGCTTTTGTAGGCTTACGAAAAGATAAAGAGAAAGAAAAAGCTTCAGTGATGGGATTTGTTAATGGTAAAGATGAAGAAGAGATAAAAAAAGAGATAGAGCCAAAAGAGCTTATCAATTTTGGACTTATTCCTGAGTTTATGGGAAGAATTCCTGTTATTGCTGAACTTGATAAACTATCAAGGGAAGATTTAATAAGAGTTTTAAAAGAGCCTAAAAATGCCATTACAAAACAATATGAAATCCTTTTTGAATTGGATGGAGTTGAACTTAACTTTAGTGATAGTGCACTAGAAGAGATTGCAGAGATTGCAGTTGAAAAAGATGTTGGAGCTAGAGGACTAAGAGGTATCATTGAAAAGATAATGCTTCCATTACAATATACAATACCTTCAGAAGAGAATTTAGGTTCATGTACAATCACAAAAGAGTATATAAATAAAGAAGAAGAGATAGAGCTAATTTATAAAAAGCCTGGAGATGAAAAACTTACAGACAAAAAAGAGATAAGCTACAGTGATATTAAAAAATAA
- a CDS encoding SIR2 family protein translates to MDDIIEKLKNGTLIPFLGMGVFEGTIASDGTQLPFDSDSMILALNNGRAMSPRLMYEYSRAAMSLEQRKGREFVVQMTNHIFSSKEYEVPKVYQWLSKFKPKYVIDTTVDDSLQKVYSDCDHFLITGISRITADYDRFIIYKYEVSTSEYKQVEKEALSLDLPILFKPMGSTKPEMNFIISDADFVDWLTEAMGGYAIPPVLKEYRKDKEYLFMGVDFSRDTFRMVANEVTIGLKGGLTLLNKEELTKKEDKFIKTHSLENIKMSIDEFIDSHGE, encoded by the coding sequence ATGGATGATATTATTGAAAAATTAAAAAATGGTACCTTAATTCCATTTTTAGGAATGGGTGTATTTGAAGGTACAATAGCATCTGATGGTACACAATTACCATTTGATAGCGACTCAATGATTTTAGCACTAAATAACGGTAGAGCTATGAGTCCAAGGCTAATGTATGAGTATAGCCGTGCTGCAATGAGTTTAGAACAAAGAAAAGGTAGAGAGTTTGTTGTTCAAATGACAAATCATATCTTTAGTTCAAAAGAGTATGAAGTACCAAAAGTTTACCAATGGTTATCAAAATTTAAACCAAAATATGTAATCGATACTACTGTTGATGACTCATTACAAAAAGTATATAGTGATTGTGATCACTTCTTAATCACAGGAATCTCTAGAATTACAGCAGATTATGACAGATTTATTATTTATAAATATGAAGTATCAACAAGTGAATATAAACAAGTAGAAAAAGAGGCCTTATCTTTAGATCTACCAATTCTATTTAAACCAATGGGTTCAACAAAGCCAGAAATGAATTTTATCATTTCAGATGCAGACTTTGTTGATTGGTTAACTGAAGCTATGGGTGGATATGCAATTCCTCCTGTACTAAAAGAGTACAGAAAAGATAAAGAATATCTTTTTATGGGAGTTGATTTTTCAAGAGATACCTTTAGAATGGTAGCAAATGAAGTAACAATTGGTCTTAAAGGTGGACTTACACTTTTAAATAAAGAAGAACTAACAAAAAAAGAGGATAAATTTATTAAAACTCATTCATTAGAAAATATTAAAATGAGTATTGATGAATTTATAGATAGCCATGGCGAATAA
- a CDS encoding sigma 54-interacting transcriptional regulator, which yields MALMDKSACESCLTTRELTTLYDIASMMANNYDLKTSLEKSMKILKNSLNLTNCTIHLLEEDEMLNVFASVELSSIQKKLSCYKLGEGVTGMAAEAKEPVVVENIHNDSLFLNKSGKKDFNNLSYVAVPLVIEDMTIGVLGAALTKSTEIGFEDCVRILTIIASIFAQSIYSYQLNNREKERLKELKLYYKMEWDSKVHNFGDIIGDSPKMQQVFQVIQRIAQSDVTVLVRGETGTGKELVAAAIHKRSKRKDEPFIKLNCAAITDTLLESELFGHEKGAFTDARETRKGRFELADGGTLFLDEIGDISASAQVKLLRVLQEREFERVGGSKTIKVNVRLVAATNRNLEKMVEDGEFREDLYYRLNVIPIDLPPVRERGDDIRQLVEFFLERAIKNHKKVVKITDEAMEILMHYPWPGNVRELENTLERIVLMGNEDGINKFDMLLLLPALNDANLKKEYKTIPMENKTLEEIEKEAIETALENNNFNQSHAAKELGITLRQIGYKIKKYGISNDL from the coding sequence ATGGCATTAATGGATAAATCTGCATGTGAGAGCTGTTTAACAACAAGAGAATTAACAACACTTTATGATATAGCTTCAATGATGGCAAACAATTATGATTTGAAAACATCTTTGGAAAAATCAATGAAGATTTTAAAAAACTCACTAAATCTTACAAACTGTACTATTCACCTTTTAGAAGAGGATGAAATGCTTAATGTTTTTGCCTCAGTTGAACTTTCATCAATACAAAAAAAACTTTCATGTTATAAGCTTGGAGAGGGTGTTACTGGTATGGCAGCAGAAGCCAAAGAACCTGTTGTAGTAGAAAATATACATAATGATTCACTATTTTTAAATAAATCTGGGAAAAAAGATTTTAATAACCTATCTTATGTTGCAGTACCTTTAGTTATAGAAGATATGACAATTGGAGTATTAGGAGCAGCACTTACAAAAAGTACAGAAATAGGTTTTGAGGACTGTGTTAGAATATTGACAATTATCGCTTCAATATTTGCACAATCAATTTACTCTTATCAACTAAATAATAGAGAGAAAGAGAGATTAAAAGAGTTGAAACTTTATTATAAAATGGAATGGGATTCAAAAGTTCACAACTTTGGAGATATTATTGGAGATAGCCCTAAAATGCAACAGGTATTCCAAGTAATACAAAGAATCGCTCAATCTGATGTTACAGTATTAGTTAGAGGAGAAACTGGTACAGGAAAAGAGTTAGTAGCAGCTGCAATACATAAAAGAAGTAAAAGAAAAGATGAGCCATTTATTAAACTTAACTGTGCTGCTATTACTGATACATTATTAGAGAGTGAACTATTTGGACACGAAAAAGGTGCATTTACAGATGCAAGAGAAACAAGAAAAGGTAGATTTGAATTAGCTGATGGGGGAACTTTATTTTTAGATGAGATTGGGGATATCTCAGCATCAGCCCAAGTAAAACTTCTAAGGGTTTTACAAGAAAGAGAATTTGAAAGAGTTGGTGGAAGCAAAACAATAAAAGTAAATGTTAGACTTGTTGCAGCAACAAATCGAAATCTTGAGAAGATGGTTGAAGATGGTGAGTTTAGAGAGGATTTATATTATAGATTAAATGTAATTCCAATAGATTTACCACCTGTTAGAGAAAGGGGAGATGATATTAGACAATTAGTTGAATTTTTCCTTGAAAGAGCCATTAAAAACCATAAAAAAGTTGTAAAAATCACTGATGAAGCTATGGAGATTCTTATGCATTATCCATGGCCAGGAAATGTAAGAGAACTTGAAAATACTTTAGAAAGAATAGTTTTAATGGGTAATGAAGATGGAATAAATAAATTTGATATGTTATTACTTCTTCCTGCACTTAATGATGCTAATCTTAAAAAAGAGTATAAAACTATCCCTATGGAAAATAAAACTTTAGAAGAGATAGAAAAAGAAGCAATAGAAACAGCTTTAGAAAATAATAACTTTAATCAATCCCATGCGGCAAAAGAGTTAGGTATTACTCTTAGACAAATTGGTTATAAAATCAAAAAATATGGGATATCAAATGATTTATAA
- the nifT gene encoding putative nitrogen fixation protein NifT: MAKVMLREDSGVIYFYVAKKDMEETIEALEFDTEENWGGEVELSNGETWWIQPGPKNLPKEEVCKKIAD; encoded by the coding sequence ATGGCAAAAGTAATGCTTAGAGAAGATAGCGGTGTAATATATTTTTATGTTGCAAAAAAAGATATGGAAGAAACAATAGAAGCACTAGAGTTTGATACTGAAGAAAACTGGGGTGGAGAAGTTGAACTTTCAAATGGTGAAACTTGGTGGATACAACCAGGGCCTAAAAACTTACCTAAAGAGGAAGTTTGCAAAAAGATAGCTGACTAA